The following nucleotide sequence is from Phycisphaera sp..
CTTCTTCGGACTCCGGGTCGTGGACTTCGCGGCGGTCGTCGTGCTCGGCATCCTCGTCGGTATCGACAGGTTCCTGGTCGCGCTGGGCGGAATCGCCACCACGGCCACGTCCGCCCCGGCGGCGTCGGCGCCTGCGGCGGCCCGTGCCTTCGGACTCTTCCTGCTCGCTCTCGTCGTAGTCGGCATCGAGCTCGATGGGGTGGGCCTCGACGGTGTGGGTATCGTCGTGGTCTTCGTCGTGGGCGTCGATGGACTCGGACAGGTTGGATTCCGAATCGGACAGGCCCTCGGCTTCGACAAGGAACTGCTCGGGATCGGGCAGCTTGGGCAGCTTGTCGATATCGATGTCGTTGTTGTTGGTGTCGTAGGCGTGCAGCACGAAGCGTTCGGCGGCCATGTTCTCGCTGACACGGACCTCGGTGATCACGCCGGTGACGCGCTCGATGCGGCTGAGCTGCTTGCGGCGGCCGCTGAGTAGGTGGCTGGCGACCTGGGCCGAGACAACCATCTCGACGCGGGCGACCTTGTCGTGGCTGGCGATGAGGGAAAGGTCACGCAGCGCCTCGGCGGCCACGCTATCGGGCCGGCGGATGACGCCGCGGCCCTTGCACAGGTTGCATTCGGCGAAGTGGGTGCGCTCGTGGCTCGAACGCATGCGCTGGCGGGTCATCTCGAGCAGGCCGAACTCGCTGATGGGCAGGATGGTGCTCTTGGCCCGGTCACGCTTGAGGCGCTCGGAGAAACGCTCGGCGACGGCCTTGCGGTTGCTGGCGTGGCGCATGTCGATGAGGTCGTTGATGACCAGGCCGCCCATGTCGCGCAGGCGGAGCTGGCGGCAGATCTCGTCGGCGGCTTCCATGTTGGTGTTGAAGGCGTTGGACTCGGCATCGCGGGCGCCGCGGCTGCGGCCGCTGTTGACGTCGATGGCGACCAGCGCCTCGGTCTCGTCGAAGATCAGCCGCCCGCCGCTGGGCAGGGGGACTTCGCGCGAGTGGATGTTGTGGATCTGCTGCTCGATGCCGAAGGCGGCGAAGATGGGGGCGCGGCCCGTGTACTGTCGCAGTTGGGGGCGGCTGCGGGGCGAGGCGATCTTGATGAATCGCTCGGCCCGGGCGAGGGCGCCGGGGTCGTCGATGATGATGTCGGTGACCTCGGTGCCGGCCAGGTCTCGCAGGGCCCGCAGCAGCAGGTCGCTCTCGGCGTAGAGGGCCAGCGGGGCCTTCTTGCCCTTCTGGCGCTTGTCCATGTCGGCCCAGAGTCGCTTGAGGTAGGCCAGGTCGCGGTTGAGCTCGGTCTTGGTGCGATCCATGCCGGCGGTACGGAGGATGAAGCCGAAGCCCTCGGGCAGGTCGAGCTGGTCGAGCACCTTGCGCATGGCGCGGCGGGTGTCGTCGTCCTCGACCTTGCGGGAGACGCCCACGTTGTCCATGCCGGGCATCATGACCAGGTAGCGGCCGGGGATGGAGATGTAGCTGGTGAGGGTGGGGCCCTTAGTACCGACGCCTTCTTTCAGGACCTGGACCATGATGCGGTCGCCGGGCTTGAAGCACTTCTGGATCGGGGGTCGGTCGCGGCGGGGGGTCTTCAGGCCCACGCGCTCGGCGGCGTCCTCGTTCTTGGGAAAGTAGCGGGGGTGGACGTCGGTGGTGTGGAGGAAGCCGTGCTCGTCGAGGCCGAAGTCGACGAACGCCGCCTGGACAGCGGTGTTGACGTTGCGGACGACGCCGAAGTAGATGTTGTTGACCCGGCTGGTGGTGCCGGTGGGCTCGGCGTGGTATTCCTCGAGCTTGCCGTCTTCGACGAAGGCGATGCGGCACTCGTCTCCGGGGATGTAGTTGACGATCATGCGCGACGCGTCGGGCGCGCCGCTGCTGGACTCGATGGCGTTGCTCTGCGGGCGGCTCGAGCGGCCCCTGCTTGACGATGAGGGGCGCGAGCGGGAGGTTTTCTTCTTAGTAGTCTTCTTGGTCGAGTCGGTCGTGCTGTCGGAATCAGACTTGGTGGTTCCGTTGTCGGAAGCGGTGGAGGACCTGCGTGCCATGATGTGGGCGCTTTCGTGTTGGGAGGGCCGGGCCGCCCGCCACCACCGCGCGGCCGGCGACGCCACACCCGTGGGCGGCGGTCGGGCCTGCGAGGACGGTTCGGGGGGTCACTTCGGCGTGCTCCACAAGGAGTGTGCGGCTGCGATCGGAATCGATCTTGCCAGTTGGTTGGACGCTTGCCGGGCCTGGCCAATCCGGGGCCTCAGGGCGTGGCGTCGATGTCTGCTGTCGGGCTCATGCGATGAGCCATGAATCAAGTCGCCAAAGCGGGCCGGTGGCACACGATGGGATGCAAGGGCCGTGGTTGCTCGAGTCCTGAAGATCTCCCCCGCCCCACACACATCTACGGCCCACGCGGGTCGGGGGTTTGGCCAATGGTCGTGAAAACGGGCCCGGCCAGAGGTTTATCGGCCGATTGAGGACTAATCCTCACCCGAATCGAAGACGCCGGGCATGACCTTGCGGACGCGTTCTCGGACGTACGCGGTGACGTCCGATGGCGATTCCAGCGAGAGGGCCCGTCGGGCGATGCGGGCGCATTCCTCTGCGGAAACGCTCCGAACCAGCCGCTTGACCTGCGGAATCGAGTACGATCCCACGGAGAGGGTACGCACGCCCAGGCCGATCAGCAACACGGCAAAGTCGAGTTCGGCCGCCGACTCGCCGCAGCAGGACACCGGGATCTGCTTGGACTTGGACCCCCGCATGACGTCTCGGATGAGCCTCAGGACGGCCGGGTGCATGGCGGTGAAGAGGTCGGCCACGCGCTCGTTGGTGCGGTCGACGGCCAGGGTGTACTGGACCAGGTCGTTGGTGCCGATGCTGAAAAAGGCGGCGTCTCGCGCGAAGCTGGAGGCGATGACGGCGGCGGCGGGCACCTCGACCATCATGCCCATGGGGATGTCGGGGTCGAAGGGGATGCCCTCTTCGACGAGGTCTTCCATCACGTCGCGGACGATGGCCTTGGCCTGGCGGAGCTCCTGCACCGTGGTGATGAGCGGGAACATGATCTTGAGCGGGCCGTGGGCGCTGGCTCTCAGGATGGCCCGGAGTTGGCGCTTGAACATCGGCAGGTTGCTCAGGCAGAAACGGATGGAACGGTTGCCCAGGAAGGGGTTGCGCTCGGGCAGCTCGAAGCTGTGCTGGGTGTACTTGTCGGCTCCCAGGTCGACGGTGCGGATGACCAGCTCGCGGCCTTCCATCTGCTCGACGCAGCGGCGGTAGGCATCGTAGTGCTCTTCTTCGGAGGGCTCGGTGTCGCTGGTGAGGTAGAGGAATTCGGTGCGGTAGAGCCCGACGCCCTCGCCGCCGACCTCCAGCACGTGCGCGATCTCGTCGGGGAACTCGATGTTTCCCAGCAGGCGGACGTGGACGCCGTCGGTGGTGATGCTGGGCTCGGAGGCCTGCTCCTTGAGGACGGTCCGGCGCCGCTCCATGCGGGCCTGGCGTTCCTTGTAGCGGTCGAGCTGCTCGTCGGTGGGGTCGAGGATGACCACGCCCTCGAGGCCGTCGACGATGATGGTGGTGTCTTCCTCGGCGATTCGCGCGATGTCGCGCAGGCCGACCACGGCGGGGATGTTCAGGGCGCGCGCGACGATGGCGGTGTGGCTGGTGCGACCGCCGCGGTCGGTCACGAAGGCCTGAACGAACTCTCGGTTGAAGCCGGCGGCCTGCGACGGCGTGAGATCGTCGGCAACGACGACGGCTTGGTGATCGAGTTCTTCGAGCGTGCGGTTGTGCTCGCCCATGAGGTGACCGAGCACGCGGTTGCGGAGGTCCTCGAGGTCGTCGACCTTGGAGGTGAAGGCCGAGTCTCCCATCTTGCTGAAGCGGGTGGCCCAGTCGCCGAAGGTGGCCTCGACGGCGTGCTCGGCGGCCATGTGCTCGTTCTCGATGCGCTCGAAGATTGGGGTGCGAAGCGATTTGTCTTGGAGTACGCCGATGTGGAAGAGGAAGATCTTGGCGGCTTCGGAGCCCATCTCCTTCTCGGCGCGCTCCTTCACGGTCACGAGATCGGCGACGGACAACTCGAGGGCGTTCTTGGCGCGCGAGGCTTCTTCGGCCGAGCCGGCGGCGGGGGTAAAGCGGCGGACGACGCGGCGGTCCTCGTCTTCCAGCAGGAAGGTGCGGCCGATGACTAGGCCGGGCGAGACCGCGATGCCGCGTAGGACCTCCATGATTGGGCGTAGGCTCCGAAGGGATGTGTTGGGGTGCGGGGGGTTCGGTCTTTGGGCTCCCGATAACCCCGTAGTCTGCCAAAGGCCGAGCATAGCCGAATCCGGTGCGGCGGGCCATGCGTACCGGGGTGTGGCCGCCCATTGGCGTCGGGAATGCCCAAGTGAATCGGACGGTTGGATTGACATGCGGGCCCGGGTGGCCTCTGATAGAGCAGTCGTGCCGGGGCGCCCCTAAGCGTTGGCCCCTGGCGGACCGATACCACAGGAAAGCCGATCTTCGCGAGCAGGGCCTCGTCTGGTCCCACGGCGCGTGGATCTTGCGGACGACAGACAACATGACCAAATTTTCCGGCCTGGTGGACCAACCACGGCGCGGGGATGTCCGGCTTCGGCCCATTGCGGGCGATACCGTGCAATTCCGCGATGACGACCCGATATTGCCCCGTTCCATGGTGGATCGGTTCGGGCTGTTGCCCGGGACGATGGTCGAGGTGCGGCTGAGCGATCGCACGGCGAGCGTGGGGCAGAACGGGCAGCAGGGGCGTGGTCGCGGCCGCAACCAGCGCGGCCGCAAGCCCCAGCGTTCGGGTGGTGGCGTCAAGGCGCCGCTCGCGGATCGATTGTTGTCGATCGAGGGCATCGCGCCCGAGGATGCGCCCGAGCCGACGCCGTTCGCCGAGCTGACCACGATCGACCCCAGCCCGCGGATGGCCCTGGAGTACCGCGGTTGTCCGGCGTCGTGCCGATTGGTCGACATGTTCTGCCCGATCGGCTTCGGCCAGCGCGCGATGGTGGTGAGCCCGCCCAAGGCCGGCAAGACCACGCTGCTGAAGGACATCGCCACGGGCATCCTGCGGAACCACGACGAGACGGAATTGTTCGTGCTGCTCGTCGATGAGCGGCCCGAAGAGGTGACCGACTTCCGGCGTTCGCTGACCGGGCACGGGAAGGACGACCCCGACAAGCCCTGGGACAGCTCGCGCGTGACGGTGCTTGCGTCGAGCGCCGACCACGACGCCGAGCGGCACATCCAGGTCGCCACGGTGACGATGGAACGGTGCAAGCGCCTGGTGGAGCTTGGCAAGGACGTGGTGATTATTCTGGATTCGCTGACGCGGCTCGGGCGTGCGTTCAATCGCTCGCGGGAGTATTCGAGCAGCGGGCGGACGCTGAGCGGCGGCATCGACAGCAAGGCGCTGGAGGTGCCTCGCCAGATTTTCGGTGCTGCGAGGCAGACCGAGGAGGCCGGCTCGCTGACGATCATCGCCACGGCGCTGGTGGATACCGGTGGCCAGGGCGACCAGGTGATCTTCGAGGAGTTCAAGGGCAGCGGCAACATGGAGCTGATCCTCGACCGCAAGGTGTCCGAGCGGAGGCTGTTCCCGGCGATCAACCTGGCCGCGAGCGGGACCCGCAAGGAAGACCTGCTGATGCCCAAGCAGGAACTGGAGACGGTGAACGCGCTGCGGCGTCGGCTGCTCTCGATGCCCCCGCCGCAACAGATCGAGCAACTGCTCAACGCGCTCAAGCGATTTGAGAGCAACGAGGCGTTGATCGGCATGAACCAGGCGAGTTCGGCCTAGCCCGGTGCCATGACGACGACCGATCCCGCGCAGCTCGTGCCGCCCGTGGATGGACTCGACCTGCTGGTCGATGGCGGCGAGTTCCTGCTGGTCCGTATCAAGGACCATGGCGGCGAGCGGATTCGCATTGGGATCCAGGACTCGGCGGTTCGGCTGTTGCTTGCGGTCCGGCCCAGGGTCAATCGTGCGAAGTTTTTTGCGGTGCTGGCTGGCGTGATCGCGACGGTCGCTCTGGTGTTTCTCGTGCCCGCTGGCATCGGGTTGCCGCCGCTGCTTGGGCTGGCGATGGCGACGTCGGTGGGGCTGGTTGGCCTGGTGGTCGTGCTCATGTTCCAGCCGACGCGGGAGTATCGCTTCCACGACGATTTACCGGGCGGGCTCGACCGCGCACCGCTGATGGTGCTGGCCGAGCGGAACGGGCAGCAGTCGTGGTACGCGCTGCGCGATGAGCAGGAGCGGATGTTCGGTGATGTGGCCCGCCGGCTTGGGAGGTGGCGCGTGCGCGGGTTCGAGCCGATCGATCCGCCGCCGCCGACTGAAGAGGAAGCGGCCGCCGCCGCAGCCGCGGAGTTGAACGGGCTCGCGGCGAAGTTGTATAGCGTGGGCATGTCGTTGAGCGAGGACGAGCCCACGCCGGCCGGACCGACGCCCGAGGTGTCGGTGATGGTCGTGCGTGACTATCTCAATCTTGCGTCGCTCCTTGCGGGTTTGATCTCCGGGCCGGTGGGGATCGTGATGGCGTTCAATGGGCCCTGGAAGCGGATGGAATTCCGGCGTGGCCGGACGCTGGTCGCGACCGGGCACCGGCTGGACGATGGTGGGGCGATGCGGCTGGAAATCGCCGAAGGACTCGATCAGGCCGATAACGACGACGTATGGCTCGACCGCCGGCACGTACTCGCGCTCGCGGTGCTGAGCCTGAGCTTGGAGGCCGAGAGGTAGGCTATCACGCTATGGTTGGAGCATGATCCAACTGGGTGTGAACATCGATCACGTAGCCACGGTGCGTCAGGCGCGGCGGGGCGTGGAGCCCGACCCGGTGCGGGCGGCGCACGAGGCCGAGCTTGGTGGGGCCGATGGCATCACCGCACACCTGCGCGAGGATCGCCGGCACGTGCAAGACCACGACCTGCGACGGTTGCGCGACACGATCAACGTGAGGCTGAATCTGGAGATGGCCGCGACCGGGGCGATGGTCGGTTTTGCGCGGAAGCTGAAGCCGCACACGGCGATGCTGGTGCCCGAGGGACGCCAGGAGGTGACCACCGAGGGCGGGCTGGACGTTGTTGGGCAGGTGCAGGGCCTCAAGAACGTGGTTGGGCGACTCAAAGAGGCGGGGCTGATCGTCAGCGCGTTCATCGATCCCGCGCTGCCGCAGGTGGAGGCGGCGCACGCCGCGGGGTTTGACGTGTGCGAGGTGCATACCGGGCCGTACGCCCACGCGTGGATGCATTGCGGGGGCGACTTCCGGCACACCGAATTGGCGGCGGCGCTGGAAGAAGTCGCGGTGGCCGGCGGGGAGATCGCGGCGCGTGGCATGCGGTTCAACGCGGGGCATGCGCTGAACTACCACAACGTGGGGCCGATCGCGGCGCTACCGGGCGTTGAGGAACTCCACATCGGGCACGCGATTGTCAGCCGATCGATCTATACCGGTTTTCGCGAGGCCGTTGCCGAGATGAAGCGGCTCATGGTGCAGAGCGCGAGGGTGTGAGCATCTCTGCCAGGTCGGGCAACGCGGCCCGCAGCACGGCGATCGTGCGCAGGTATTCTGGGAGGTCGAGGCGTTCGTGGGGTGTGTGGTCGAGCGTGCTGTCGCCCGGGCCATACGCGACGATGGGGCAATCAAACGCCGCGGCGACGGTGTTCATATCGCTGGTGCCGGTCTTGACGGTGGCGGTGGGGCGGCCGCCGAGGCTGCCGATGGCCGCCGAGAGCGTGCTGGGCAGTGGGCCGGTGCGGGGGCCCCGATGGGCGACGGCGTGGCCCTCGAATCGCAACTCGATGCCGGGCGAGGCGGCTCGGACGTTGCGTTCGAGGTCGTAGGGGTTGGTCCACGTGGGCAAGCGCAGGCCCAGGGTGAGGTGGGCGGTGTCGTGCAGGCCGTCGCTTTCGGTGTTCATGCTTTGCAGATTGGTTTGGATGGTGTCGAAGAGGCCTTCGTGGCCCTGGTTCCATTCGTTGATGTGCGCAGCGATGTCGCGATGCCAGGCGATGGCGCGCTCGGCGACCGAGCCGTGCGGGCCGGCGGAGTGGCCGGCGTCCTGCGTGAACACTGCATGGGCGAGCAGGCGGCCCTTGTAGCCGATGGCGAAACGTTCCCAGCCGCTGGGCTCGCCGATGAGGCACGCGTGGGGCCTGTATTGATCGCGGACGAGCGTCGCGCCGGGGGATGATGGCGTTTCTTCGCCGGCGGCGCCGATGACGACGAGGCGTGTGTTGTCGGTGATGGTTGCGGTTGCCGCGGCGATGGTGAAGGCGCACAGTGGGCCCTTGGCATCGACCGAGCCGCGGCCCCAGAGTATGCCGTCCTCGATGCGCACGGGGATGTGGCCGGGCACGGTGTCGATGTGGCCCAGGAGCATGATCTCGATGGCATCGGCGTCGGTGCTGCCGATGGTTCCCACGGCGTTGCCGGCGTCGTCGATGTGCGCGCGGTAGCCCAGGGCGGACATGCGATCGACGAGGAGCGCGACCGTTTGGGCTTCATCGCCCGACACGCTGGGCATGGCAACGAGGTCGTGGAGAAGGTCGATGGCTTGCTGGTCGGTGATTGGTGTCACGAGACGGTGGTTCCTTGGCCGCTCAGGGCGCGTTGGATGGGGTTGGGTCGGCGTGCATCGGCGAGGATGACCCGAGAGACTTCCGCGTCGATGGCCTCGCCCGCGGCGAGCACCTTGCGCTTCATGCGGCCCTGGGCCAGTTCGATGGCGCTTTCGAGGTCGGTTCGTGCGAGGCTTGGGATGAGCGTGGTCTCGTCGGGGAACGCTCGCAGCAGGCCCGGCACATTGGAGAGGATGACGAGCGTGTCGGCGTGCAGCGAGCCGGCGGTGATGGCCGCGGCGCGGTCGGCGTCGACGTTGATGGATTGGTGGTCGTGGCTGATTGCGGGCGGGCAGAGCACGGGGACCTTGCCGCTTCCGAGTACGGCGTGCAGGAAGTTCGCGTCGACGCGCTCGATGATGCCCGAGTGGTCGTCGCGGATGATCGTGGTGGTGCCACCCTCGACCGCGCGGATGGCAGCCTTGCGCTTGCCGATCCACAGGCCGCCGTCGATGCCGCTCAGGCCGGCCGCGTCGACGCCGCGCTCGCGGAGCATGCGGACGATGCGAGCGTTCAGCCGGCGGCAGGCCATCTGAAATATGTCGATGGCCGTCGCGTCGGTGTATCGGCTGGTGTGGCCGCTGGGGCTGGTGATGAACCGCGGCTCGACGCCGAGTTGCTGTGACAGTGTGTTGGTCTCGTGCGAGCCGCCGTGGACGACGACGATCTGCTGGCCATCGGCGACGAGGGCGGCGATGTCGTCGCAGGCGAGTTCTGGGCCGATGCCCTCGGCCCCACCGATCTTGATGACGATCATGATGATCTCCTAAACGGGATGCAGACCGAAGAAGGTGAGGCCGGCGGTCTCGTCGAAGCCGCAGGCGAGGTTCATGCATTGGATGGCGGAGCCGGCGGCGCCCTTGCCCAGGTTGTCGATGGCGCACAGCGCGACGACGCGGTTCGCATCGGGCTCGATCTCGAAGCCCACGTCGGCGAAGTTGGTGCCCGCGAGGATCTTGGGCTCGGGCAGGCGGTAGAGGCCGCGCCGTTCCTTCACAACGCGGACGAATGGCTCGCTGGCGTACGCGTTGCGGTAGAGCTGCCAGGCTTCCTTGTCGGTCAGTTCGCGGTTGGTCAGCACGTGGCAGGTGGCCAGCACGCCGCGGATGAGATCGGTGGTGGTGGCGGTGACGTGGAGGGGGAACTCGCCGCAGATTTGTCGAACTTCGGCGCTGTGGCGGTGGCCGGTGGGGGCGAAGGTGCGCAGGGCGTTGGTGCGCTCGGCGTGGTTGCTGGCGGCGCTCGGCTCGGCACCCGATTCGGACGAACCGACCTTGATGTCGGCGATCACTCTGTCGATGAGGCCCGCGCGGGCGAGGGGCAATAGAGCGAGGTTCATTGCGGTGGCGTTGCAGCCGACGCCGCTGATGAACCGGGCGTCCATCAATTCGTTGCGGTCGGCTTCGGGCAGGCCGTAGACGAAGCGGTCGAGCCAGGTGGGGGTCGGGTGGGGCTGCCCGTACGTGCGTTCGTAGAGATCGGGATCGCGCAGGCGGAAGTCCGAGCTGAGGTCGATGACGCGGTGTGCGAGGCTCGCGTAGTGCTCGATGTTGGCTGCCGTCTCGCCGTGGGGCAGGCAGAGGAACAGCACGTCGACCGGATCAACATCCTGCGGATCGATGAGCGAGAGGTCGAGCACGCCGCGGAGGTTGGGGTGGATGCTGCCGATGGGCCAGCCGGCTCGGCCTCTCGAGGTTGCGCACGCGACCGTGGCGTGCGGATGGGCGGCGAGCAGGCGCAGGAGTTCTCCGCCGGTGTATCCCGCGCCACCGATGATGCCCACACTGACCGGCTTGAGGGCACTCAAGCGACCACCGCCTGGTTGATGGCAACTTCGATCGCGTGGTCGATAATCCGTGCTGGGATGTCGACGCCTGTGGTCTCGATGGAGTTGCGGAACTCCATGGTCGAGTTCACCTCGCACACGAGCAGGCCGCGCTGCGGGCACTCCATGAGGTCGATTGCCAGCAGGCTGTGTTCCGTCCCGCCGACCGCCGAGGCCGCACGCTGGCAGAGATCGTCCAACTCCGGCGAGACGGGCAGCCCCTCCGCCCGCCCGCCTCGCGCGGTGTTGGTGATCCAGTGCTCGCCGTGGCGCATGATGGCGGCGATGGTCTGTCCGCCGACGACGAAGGCGCGAATGTCGCGGTCGGGCTTGTTGATCAGTTCCTGGAGGTAGATCACGCCGTGCTGCGGGCCGCCCAGGGCGATCTTGTGTTCGAGGACGGCCTCGAGCGCGTCGCGATCGTTCAATCGGCCGACCATGCGACCCCACGAGCCCACGCAGGGCTTGATGACCACGGGGTAGCCGAGTTGTTCGGCGGCCTGGACCGCGCCCTCGTGGCTGAATGCGGCGACCGTGCGCGGTGATGGGACCCCCGCGTCAGTAAGTGCTAGCGTGGTCAGCAACTTGTCGCCGCACGTGTGCGTCACGGCGGAGGGATTGAGGCAGATCGCCCCACGCGATTCGTATGCGCGGACGATGGCCAGGGCCTTGGTGTGGCTCAGGCAGCGGTCGAGCAGCACGTGCGGCTCGTCGCTGGGCTCACGCAATGCCGTCAGATCGAGCACCGCCTCGTCGGCGTGGACGAGGTCGACGGCCAAGCCGCGGCGCTCGAATTCGTCGAGCAGCAGCCGCTCTTCGACGCGGACGCGGGTGTGCAGCAGGGTGATGCGCATGGGTGTGGTCCTCTTGGCAAGCCGCTTACTCGCCCCAGTCTTCCTCGACCTCGGGAGCCAGCGCCAGGGTGATCGGCTCGACGCTGGTCACCTCGAGCTCGGCCCCGCAATCGGGGCAGCGGACGATCTCGTGGCGTCGGGGTGCCCGGGCGAGCGTGATGGTCGAGCCGCACTCGGGGCAGGTGGCGGTCAGGGTCTCGGTGCTGGGGGGTGCGATCTGGCTCATGAGATTGGCTCCTGAGTAATTCCGCGTGTTGGAAACTGGATGGATACACGAAAAAGGCCCGCCGGATGGTTCCGGCGGGCCTTGCGATTGTGGATGCAAGGGTGTTTAGCGGACGCGCACGCGACCGTCGCCGGAGGGTTTGGTCCCTTTGGCTTTGGCTTTCCCGTTGAGGGTGGTCGTGCTGGCGGTGCGCATGGGCATTGATGAATCTTTCCTATCGGCGGGTGGGAGTCAAGGGGTTGAGCGAATTTGCTGGCGGAGCTATGGGCATCCGGCGTCGAAGGCGTTGTGGAAGGCCAGGAAGTCAAAAATGGTGAGTTGGCCGTCACCGTCGAAGTCCGCACGGTCGTCGCCGGCGGCGAAGAGGTTCTGGAACTCGAGGAAGTCCGAGAGATTGATAGCGCAGTCGCCGTTCACGTCGGCGGGGCAGGCCCGGCGCGGTCGCCATCGTGCGATGTAGCCCGGCTGGGTGCCCCCTGGCAGGCCGAGTAGCGTTGGGAAGTCGCCACCCACGTGCAGGGCTGGCCCGTCGCCCGCGTCGAACACGCCCAGCACGCGGCCGACGGGGTTCGGGGCGTTCTGAAGATCCTGGCCCCGGCCGTCGACAATGCGGCCAACGGCCAGCAATCGCCCGGTAGGGCTCCGGTAGCGGCCCGAGACGTACAGCTTCTCACCGTCGCCGTCGTCGAATGGCAGGATGTCGGTCACCTGTGAGGCAAGGAAGGTTGAGAAGTCGATGCCGTCCCATTGCTGGCCGTCCCACCACGCGAAGTTGTAGGCAAAGTTCTCGCCCATTCGCGACATGGTGAAGGAGCCGCCCGCGTACAGCCGCTCTCCGTCCCCGTCGTCCCACGCGGTTAACGGCCAGACCTGCTCGGTCCAGTACGTCTCGTCGGGCCCGGACAGGCGTGACCATGTCTCTCCATCCCATCGCGCCACGCCGGGCACGCGTCGTGCGCCGCCGCTCAGATAGGTCAGCGCCGCGTGCAGGTCGCCCTGGTAGGTCTCCAATCCGATGACGGGCGTGTTGATGTCGCCGCCGTCGCCCACGGCAGACCATGCCGAGCCATCCCATCGTGCCACACGATTGGCCGCTGCGCCACCCGCCTCAATGAACGATCCCGACGCGTAGAGGGCTTCGCCCGAGCCATCGTCGTGGGCGTGCAACTCGCTGAGTCGGTCGTTGGTGCCGATGCCGTCCGGCCCGGCCAGTGCCGACCACTCGGCACCGTCGAATCGTGCGACGTGGT
It contains:
- the ptsP gene encoding phosphoenolpyruvate--protein phosphotransferase, with translation MEVLRGIAVSPGLVIGRTFLLEDEDRRVVRRFTPAAGSAEEASRAKNALELSVADLVTVKERAEKEMGSEAAKIFLFHIGVLQDKSLRTPIFERIENEHMAAEHAVEATFGDWATRFSKMGDSAFTSKVDDLEDLRNRVLGHLMGEHNRTLEELDHQAVVVADDLTPSQAAGFNREFVQAFVTDRGGRTSHTAIVARALNIPAVVGLRDIARIAEEDTTIIVDGLEGVVILDPTDEQLDRYKERQARMERRRTVLKEQASEPSITTDGVHVRLLGNIEFPDEIAHVLEVGGEGVGLYRTEFLYLTSDTEPSEEEHYDAYRRCVEQMEGRELVIRTVDLGADKYTQHSFELPERNPFLGNRSIRFCLSNLPMFKRQLRAILRASAHGPLKIMFPLITTVQELRQAKAIVRDVMEDLVEEGIPFDPDIPMGMMVEVPAAAVIASSFARDAAFFSIGTNDLVQYTLAVDRTNERVADLFTAMHPAVLRLIRDVMRGSKSKQIPVSCCGESAAELDFAVLLIGLGVRTLSVGSYSIPQVKRLVRSVSAEECARIARRALSLESPSDVTAYVRERVRKVMPGVFDSGED
- a CDS encoding [LysW]-lysine hydrolase; protein product: MTPITDQQAIDLLHDLVAMPSVSGDEAQTVALLVDRMSALGYRAHIDDAGNAVGTIGSTDADAIEIMLLGHIDTVPGHIPVRIEDGILWGRGSVDAKGPLCAFTIAAATATITDNTRLVVIGAAGEETPSSPGATLVRDQYRPHACLIGEPSGWERFAIGYKGRLLAHAVFTQDAGHSAGPHGSVAERAIAWHRDIAAHINEWNQGHEGLFDTIQTNLQSMNTESDGLHDTAHLTLGLRLPTWTNPYDLERNVRAASPGIELRFEGHAVAHRGPRTGPLPSTLSAAIGSLGGRPTATVKTGTSDMNTVAAAFDCPIVAYGPGDSTLDHTPHERLDLPEYLRTIAVLRAALPDLAEMLTPSRSAP
- a CDS encoding Rne/Rng family ribonuclease; protein product: MARRSSTASDNGTTKSDSDSTTDSTKKTTKKKTSRSRPSSSSRGRSSRPQSNAIESSSGAPDASRMIVNYIPGDECRIAFVEDGKLEEYHAEPTGTTSRVNNIYFGVVRNVNTAVQAAFVDFGLDEHGFLHTTDVHPRYFPKNEDAAERVGLKTPRRDRPPIQKCFKPGDRIMVQVLKEGVGTKGPTLTSYISIPGRYLVMMPGMDNVGVSRKVEDDDTRRAMRKVLDQLDLPEGFGFILRTAGMDRTKTELNRDLAYLKRLWADMDKRQKGKKAPLALYAESDLLLRALRDLAGTEVTDIIIDDPGALARAERFIKIASPRSRPQLRQYTGRAPIFAAFGIEQQIHNIHSREVPLPSGGRLIFDETEALVAIDVNSGRSRGARDAESNAFNTNMEAADEICRQLRLRDMGGLVINDLIDMRHASNRKAVAERFSERLKRDRAKSTILPISEFGLLEMTRQRMRSSHERTHFAECNLCKGRGVIRRPDSVAAEALRDLSLIASHDKVARVEMVVSAQVASHLLSGRRKQLSRIERVTGVITEVRVSENMAAERFVLHAYDTNNNDIDIDKLPKLPDPEQFLVEAEGLSDSESNLSESIDAHDEDHDDTHTVEAHPIELDADYDESEQEESEGTGRRRRRRRRGGRGRGGDSAQRDQEPVDTDEDAEHDDRREVHDPESEEESDRPRRRRRRRGGRGRRGGGDAQRDEVEASSEDDHDEQASADDHSEAHDGDSEEASDRPRRRRRRGGRGRNRSGSSTDSEDRRSDEQDDEGESDSLARRLGSALSTPVHTDDEDEDQDDDAQEDSDRPRRKRRRRGRGGRDRDEQPEVVEEPVAVADVDEEEDEEDNESPTVEVVAPEPAPSGVIEPRPKRGRKDDDEPKAEKKPRPRFLYAAHRKTKPGGPDGG
- a CDS encoding pyridoxine 5'-phosphate synthase translates to MIQLGVNIDHVATVRQARRGVEPDPVRAAHEAELGGADGITAHLREDRRHVQDHDLRRLRDTINVRLNLEMAATGAMVGFARKLKPHTAMLVPEGRQEVTTEGGLDVVGQVQGLKNVVGRLKEAGLIVSAFIDPALPQVEAAHAAGFDVCEVHTGPYAHAWMHCGGDFRHTELAAALEEVAVAGGEIAARGMRFNAGHALNYHNVGPIAALPGVEELHIGHAIVSRSIYTGFREAVAEMKRLMVQSARV
- the rho gene encoding transcription termination factor Rho, encoding MTKFSGLVDQPRRGDVRLRPIAGDTVQFRDDDPILPRSMVDRFGLLPGTMVEVRLSDRTASVGQNGQQGRGRGRNQRGRKPQRSGGGVKAPLADRLLSIEGIAPEDAPEPTPFAELTTIDPSPRMALEYRGCPASCRLVDMFCPIGFGQRAMVVSPPKAGKTTLLKDIATGILRNHDETELFVLLVDERPEEVTDFRRSLTGHGKDDPDKPWDSSRVTVLASSADHDAERHIQVATVTMERCKRLVELGKDVVIILDSLTRLGRAFNRSREYSSSGRTLSGGIDSKALEVPRQIFGAARQTEEAGSLTIIATALVDTGGQGDQVIFEEFKGSGNMELILDRKVSERRLFPAINLAASGTRKEDLLMPKQELETVNALRRRLLSMPPPQQIEQLLNALKRFESNEALIGMNQASSA
- a CDS encoding [LysW]-aminoadipate kinase, yielding MIVIKIGGAEGIGPELACDDIAALVADGQQIVVVHGGSHETNTLSQQLGVEPRFITSPSGHTSRYTDATAIDIFQMACRRLNARIVRMLRERGVDAAGLSGIDGGLWIGKRKAAIRAVEGGTTTIIRDDHSGIIERVDANFLHAVLGSGKVPVLCPPAISHDHQSINVDADRAAAITAGSLHADTLVILSNVPGLLRAFPDETTLIPSLARTDLESAIELAQGRMKRKVLAAGEAIDAEVSRVILADARRPNPIQRALSGQGTTVS